Proteins encoded within one genomic window of Humulus lupulus chromosome 1, drHumLupu1.1, whole genome shotgun sequence:
- the LOC133777543 gene encoding transcription factor NAI1-like, whose protein sequence is MEILSAKCLSDELEMNDALSNFMCDQYDMDCLDLIDLEDDGDHHHHEQQLNYFQSSSPDEGNIHTPTICSNYQQNTTTKSSLPVDKERVKFKSSRNWNSRTSAAPIAKMVSTTTTSSSAALISFNNSSSNSTATATALVPSSEKNYYLEYWGSTTTATTSDQFYVPKQTQNCTQKCNNKQGVRRVGSISTNTRSPLHARDHVIAERKRREKLNQKFIALSAVIPGLKKMDKASVLGDAINYVKHLEERVRTLEEQQEMKTKNHESVILMKKSLLCAVEDSSSDNDMVLQPLSEIEARVSNKDVLIRIYCEKQYGGCNLANLLTKIENLHLTIVNTSALPLGSSTIDITIVAQMDVEFCMTHNELKENLRQALLM, encoded by the exons ATGGAAATCTTATCAGCCAAATGTTTATCTGATGAACTG GAAATGAATGATGCCTTAAGTAATTTCATGTGTGACCAATACGATATGGACTGTCTAGATTTAATTGATCTTGAAGATGATggtgatcatcatcatcatgaaCAACAGCTCAATTATTTTCAATCTTCTTCTCCGGATGAGGGCAACATTCACACTCCCACAATATGCAGTAATTATCAACAAAATACAACCACGAAATCTTCTTTGCCGGTCGATAAAGAAAGGGTTAAGTTTAAGAGTAGTCGCAATTGGAATTCTCGCACTTCGGCCGCCCCTATTGCCAAGATGGtgtctactactactacttcttccTCTGCGGCCTTAATTTCGTTCAACAACTCAAGCTCAAACTCAACCGCGACTGCGACTGCGCTGGTGCCTTCTTCTGAGAAGAACTACTATCTTGAGTACTGGGGgagtactactactgctactacctcGGATCAATTTTACGTACCCAAACAAACTCAAAATTGTACCCAAAAATGTAATAATAAGCAAGGGGTTCGAAGAGTTGGTTCGATTAGTACCAATACTAGGTCTCCATTACATGCTCGGGATCATGTTATAGCTGAAAGAAAGCGACGAGAGAAGCTCAATCAGAAGTTTATAGCTCTTTCTGCTGTTATTCCAGGTCTAAAGAAG aTGGACAAGGCTTCTGTCCTGGGAGATGCTATCAATTATGTAAAACATCTTGAAGAACGAGTAAGGACACTTGAGGAACAACAAGAaatgaaaaccaaaaaccatGAATCAGTCATTTTAATGAAGAAATCTCTGCTGTGTGCCGTCGAAGATTCTTCGTCTGATAATGACATGGTTTTGCAGCCACTGTCTGAAATTGAGGCCAGAGTTTCCAACAAGGATGTTTTGATAAGAATCTACTGCGAGAAGCAATATGGAGGGTGTAATTTGGCCAACTTACTCACCAAAATAGAGAACCTTCACCTCACAATTGTCAATACTAGTGCGTTGCCTCTAGGGAGTTCCACAATTGATATAACTATCGTTGCTCAG ATGGACGTTGAGTTCTGCATGACTCACAACGAGCTCAAAGAAAACTTAAGACAGGCTTTGCTCATGTAG